TTTTTCTTCCATACATACCTCCACCGATACAAATTTAGCTTAAAAATGATAAATAAAAAAGACTCTCACCCTCAAGGGGCGAAAGTCCAGACTCCCGCGGTACCACCCTAATTTGTACTCATTTTCCTCTAACGCGGAAAACGCGTCCGGCCTACTTGGACAAACAATGTCCTTTCAGTCCGAAAGCTCAGGAGTGAACTTCCGCTAGCCGTGTTGAATACGCTCTCAATCTATGGCGTATTCTCCCTGTGAAACCGTACTAGCCTACTCTCTCCATCATCGCCAAATTCACTATTGAAGCATCAAACGCTTATATAAAAGATACGCAGCAATGGAACCAGTGGCTTCAAACATTCTCCAAAAAAATTCGGCGGTCACTACCATGAGACACACCTCACTGCCCATTGTTGGAAATTTCAGGTCATTGCTAACCGTATTATAGCATAATACCCCTGAAATTACAAGTAAGCCACCCGCCGCTGCCGGCGGGCCTCATAGAGAATAACGGCAGCCGCTACCGCGACATTGAGCGATTCGGCACGCCCGTATAGCGGTATGTACAAACGCTCGTCCGCTTTTTCCAGTATTACCTTGCTTACTCCCGCTCCTTCATTGCCAAAAACAATAGCTACCGGACTGCGTAAATCAACATCATGATAAAGAGATGACGAATCTAACGCTGTAGCTAACAGGCGAATACCCTGCCGCTCTAAAAAGGCGGCAACCTCTTGCTCTGCAACCCCGGTTATCACCGGCAAATGAAAAAGAGAGCCCATAGTAGCCCTAACCGTTTTCCCGGAAAACAAGTCAGCACAGCCTTTCGTGAGGATGACGCCGCAGCATCCGGCAGCATCGGCGGTTCGCACCACTGTACCGACATTACCGGGGTCCTGAACATTGTCAAGAACGACAATGAGCTCCCGATCGGAACTTTGTAAGTCATCAAAGGTATATCGCTTTTTTTCCATTACACAAAGGATGC
This genomic stretch from Thermosinus carboxydivorans Nor1 harbors:
- a CDS encoding YqzL family protein, whose translation is MGSEVCLMVVTAEFFWRMFEATGSIAAYLLYKRLMLQ
- a CDS encoding TrmH family RNA methyltransferase yields the protein MTDMITSSNNQVIKKVASLKQKKYRDEYNLFVVEGIRLVEEAAGSTWRPAMCFYTEKAAAAPRVQATLEILAAKGCRIFPVADNVYAKITDTEQPQGILCVMEKKRYTFDDLQSSDRELIVVLDNVQDPGNVGTVVRTADAAGCCGVILTKGCADLFSGKTVRATMGSLFHLPVITGVAEQEVAAFLERQGIRLLATALDSSSLYHDVDLRSPVAIVFGNEGAGVSKVILEKADERLYIPLYGRAESLNVAVAAAVILYEARRQRRVAYL